One window of the Oncorhynchus keta strain PuntledgeMale-10-30-2019 chromosome 31, Oket_V2, whole genome shotgun sequence genome contains the following:
- the LOC118364441 gene encoding methyltransferase-like protein 25B has translation MMCLPTLSEEQQRELARKLTYFLSTYKHISDSFIIEFFSEDLWATLPTRWQQILCDLSPPQIADLLLDRLNVNRSYSCVWPLSLLAFRATAHALTFPRTPQGKRRHEVGMLKPEEFLENKSQSSLLGHIFRKHVKPKKQHEIRSLGTLVKQLCDLTDCNSVVDVGSGQGHLTRFLSFGLGLSVTGIEADPTLVSMASKYDGQLLWMLEKERQRKNGPPISRSGPSPCHVAGWVNPKASWKDFVKQVGNGKCVCEDQTAPAGSSKKRQRESMSEPDQQHGHGDHPVLTTESEFLGCSDNGQAASPLKNNDNTCTNSFTSVKHEPRSNSLLFPKRQCNTEAGQGPYVHPLCQESSSTEVVCPVEEGQECPDFILTGLHACGDLSATLLRHFASCPHVRGITSVACCYMKITTSENPNPPGLIAPPLSPLPTSEASHLEFGYPMSSWVQGLPGHQLSYKAREGACHAIEDYMHRLREESGLLRMHCYRATLETVIREAKPELRRPGVQAIKKAHLLPFTEYARLGLPRVGLPPDLPLDTCRVGAMLRQEGRVVVYFSLALLLAPVVETLVLLDRMLYLQEKGIKSQLVPLFDPAFSPRNLVLMALKQPTRDEETECTLP, from the exons ATGATGTGCTTACCGACACTATCAGAAGAGCAGCAAAGAGAGTTGGCAAGAAAGCTTACATATTTTCTGTCGACATACAAACACATCTCCGATTCCTTCATAATT GAATTCTTTAGCGAGGATCTATGGGCTACATTGCCTACCAGATGGCAACAGATCCTCTGTGACCTGTCACCCCCACAAATAGCTGACCTCCTATTGGACAGATTGAATGTGAATAGAAG CTACTCTTGTGTATGGCCTCTTTCACTATTGGCTTTCCGGGCCACCGCGCATGCCCTGACATTCCCCAGGACACCCCAGGGCAAGCGGAGACATGAAGTGGGCATGCTGAAGCCAGAGGAGTTCTTGGAGAACAAGAGTCAGAGCTCACTGCTGGGACACATATTTAGGAAACATGTGAAACCCAAGAAGCAGCATGAGATCCGGAGTCTGGGAACG TTGGTGAAACAGCTTTGTGACCTGACAGACTGCAATAGTGTGGTGGATGTGGGTTCTGGACAG GGCCATTTGACTCGTTTCTTGTCTTTTGGGCTTGGTCTGTCTGTGACTGGAATTGAGGCTGATCCCACTCTAGTTTCCATGGCATCCAAATATGATGGACAGCTTCTGTGGATGCTGGAGAAGGAGCGGCAGAGGAAG AATGGACCTCCGATCTCTAGATCTGGCCCCTCACCCTGCCATGTGGCTGGCTGGGTCAACCCCAAAGCATCATGGAAAGACTTCGTCAAGCAGGTAGGAAATGGTAAATGTGTCTGTGAGGATCAGACCGCTCCGGCTGGATCCAGTAAGAAGAGACAGCGGGAGTCCATGTCAGAACCTGATCAGCAACATGGTCACGGAGACCATCCTGTGTTGACTACAGAATCAGAATTCCTGGGTTGTTCAGACAATGGCCAGGCTGCATCCCCACTCAAGAATAATGACAATACATGTACAAACTCTTTTACTAGTGTAAAACATGAACCCCGGTCTAACTCACTCTTGTTTCCAAAACGTCAATGCAACACTGAAGCCGGGCAAGGCCCATATGTCCACCCACTCTGCCAAGAGAGTTCATCCACAGAAGTTGTCTGCCCTGTAGAAGAGGGGCAGGAATGTCCAGATTTTATCCTAACGGGCCTCCATGCCTGCGGGGACCTCAGTGCCACCCTCCTTCGCCACTTTGCCAGCTGCCCTCACGTTCGTGGCATCACCTCCGTGGCGTGCTGCTACATGAAGATCACCACCAGTGAGAACCCCAACCCCCCTGGCCTCATAGCCCCTCCCCTATCCCCTTTGCCCACCAGTGAGGCATCTCACTTAGAGTTTGGCTACCCAATGAGCTCCTGGGTGCAGGGGTTGCCGGGACACCAGCTGTCCTATAAGGCGCGGGAGGGGGCATGTCACGCCATAGAGGACTACATGCACAGGCTGCGGGAGGAGAGTGGGTTGCTAAGGATGCACTGTTATCGGGCAACCCTAGAGACAGTTATCAGGGAGGCGAAGCCAGAGCTGCGCAGGCCGGGAGTCCAGGCAATAAAGAAAGCACATCTACTACCCTTTACAGA GTATGCCCGTCTGGGTCTGCCCCGCGTTGGCCTGCCCCCTGACCTGCCCCTGGACACCTGCAGAGTGGGGGCCATGCTGAGGCAGGAGGGTCGTGTGGTGGTCTACTTCAGCCTGGCTCTGCTACTGGCACCGGTGGTGGAGACACTGGTGCTGCTGGACAGGATGCTATACCTGCAGGAGAAAG GTATAAAGAGTCAGCTGGTGCCACTCTTTGACCCTGCGTTCTCTCCCCGAAACCTGGTACTGATGGCTTTGAAGCAGCCGACAAGGGACGAAGAGACTGAGTGCACCCTTCCGTAA
- the LOC118364443 gene encoding protein S100-A1, whose protein sequence is MGSKLESAMEGLIRVFHSYSSKEGDKYKLSKVELKNLLQGELSDFLAASKDPMVVEKIMSDLDENKDGEVDFQEFVILVAALTVACNEFFVESLNE, encoded by the exons ATGGGTTCCAAACTCGAGAGTGCAATGGAGGGGCTAATTCGAGTGTTCCACTCATACTCTTCAAAAGAAGGGGACAAGTACAAGCTGAGCAAAGTTGAGCTGAAGAATCTGTTACAGGGGGAGCTGAGTGACTTCCTGGCG GCAAGTAAGGACCCTATGGTAGTAGAGAAGATCATGAGTGATCTGGATGAAAACAAAGATGGTGAAGTGGACTTTCAGGAGTTTGTCATCTTGGTTGCTGCGCTGACCGTGGCCTGTAACGAGTTCTTTGTAGAGAGCCTGAATGAATGA